AACATTACCCCCCCGCCGTGATACATCGTGGACCAATCTTCTCCATCGACTCGGACAGAAACGGGCAACGTGTCTCTAAACGTGAATTCACTCGCTGAGGGGTCAATGTGTGAATGCGCTTCCAGAACCAGTTTCTGCTGAATTGCGACGTACTCTCGCATGATTTCAAAAACTCTCGTATCAGAAGAGTCAGCATCGGGATTCATCACATTTCTCGATCAAGCAGCTTCGAAGTCGTAGAGGCCGAAAACACATCCGAACGATATCAGAGATACAAAGAGACTGCCGCTCTGCTCAGAATGTTCACATGAAAGCCCCCCTCAAAGCGGTCATTTGTAGTTATTGAATCCATCGAGGCGACGGATATGCCGGTCACTCAATGCAGCGACACCCAGTAGATCAAGATTCGCGAGAGAGAGTGAATACTGGAAAGTCCAGAGTCGTCGTAGAAGAACTCGACACCCCAATCGCCCCTAAACCGGGGGTTCTTCGTACCAACAGCCCAGTTAGTTTTACTTCCTCCAGGTACCCAAACCTGAAGGGTCAGTAGAAGTCGTGTCACCTTCCAGCGAATTGGAAGAAGAGAGCGGAGAGAGGGGGATTCGAACCCCCGGTCCTGTTTCCAGGACACAGCATTTCCAGTGCTGCACAATCGGCCACTCTGCCATCTCTCCGAAGAAAACAGACCAAGCGGGCCTGTCCATCTTTTTCCGCCGCGATGTCGGCGATCCACCTGTTCGGCGGTCGTCGCTTTTCGAGAGTGAGACTCAAGAATCTCGCTCCCAGCTGGCGGAAGTGAAAAACTTAGTTCTCGCGAGGGATGTTGTCAATCAGGTTCGGCCATTCACGTCGAATCTCCCTCAGACTGGAAGATTTGGGCCGGATTTTCCCCTTGAGGAGAATGTTTGCGTCGACCAAAACGATTCCAAATGTGTTGCGTTCGATGGCCAACGGAATTTGGATCGTGTTGCTTCTCGAGTTCTGCGAGCATGGCACACTCGCTTACTCTTTGGGAACCCTGAAGAACTGCAGCTTCGAAATCTGTAGGGAGACTTCGGCTGGTTACAGTTTTCAAATTGGCTTCGATCGAAAGAAACTGCACGAAATGTTCGCAACCGTTCGATGATATTCAATGATAATCTCTATGTCGCAATCCGGATTTGGGCTGCGCGTATGTGTGAGTTCACACGCTTAGAGAAATCGGAATCTTGAAAAATGGAGGATTTCGAAGAGAGTCGCCCCAATTGACGCGGTGACGGACGTTGATCATCCATTTTCTCGTGATATTTGGCGAATGGAGAACAAAGATGGGGCGAAACTCAGCAGCTGGTTGCGGGATGAATGCATCGCACCAGAAGATCTTCTTCCAGGTTGCTCGTTCGCTGAAAGTCTGGATTCTAGTCCGGGCGACGAACCCAGAGTCGTTGCAATTCATCGGTCCAGATTACCCGGACGTCGTTCCGAAACCCCTGCTCTGCAAGGCGAAGACGGCTGAGAAAGGTCCGCATGCCGGTCTCGTCGTTTGCCCCATGATGGTGCCTGATTCCTTTTCGATTCCTCGCTATGATCGAGCGGTGAGCACCTGGAATTCGTGGGCTCCGCATTGGGTTTCGTCGACGATGGAGCAGTCGTTCCGAAAAGACCGTGACTTTGGTGCTCCGATCGATTTCATGCAGAAGCTCTATCCCGGAATCCGAAGAGATGGACTTCCTGATTCATACGGAGTGATCGACTCGACACACGACCCGCGATATGGATGCGTGGTTCTGCTCGAAGGCGGTAGGCGTTTTCTGATTCACGGAGACTACGACCTGTACGACGTCATCGATCCGGAAGATCCTCGCGACGTTTCCCTGTTCATTCGAAAAGTGAACGGGGCCAAGTCCGCTTACGGGCGACGCACGCACGAAGTGCAGAAACTTCTCAATCAGGGGCTGGGGGCAGAGATGGTCCAACACGGCGAAGACCTTGCTTGGTACGGATCTCACAGCAACGACATGATTCTCGCATTCAGCCCGGACCCATCCGGCGGCGGCCTGCTGGTCGTTCATTCGTTTGGGCAGGGTCCGCGTGCGATTGAGCGTGTCTTTCGTGAAGCATTCGAAGGCCGTAAACCGGGCGGAAGTCATTCTCGCGACTGAGGATGCGTCGCTGAGAGTCTTCGCCTTCACACTCTAGTGGTTGCCCTGAACTCGCTTGATCGTGTTTCGGTTAATGAGAGTTGCATCACCTCGTTGGAATTGATGCAAGCTTTTGACGAGACGCGTGATGCGATCGAAAGAGCTCTCAGAATTCGATCGAAAATCGGGACGCAGAATCGAGCTGCGTCTGAGATAGTCGTGAGATCGATCTCGCGAACACATTGCCTGTGGGTAGAGGTTCGCGACGAGAGTTTTTGAATTGAGCCCGGCGTCGTAGCGATCAGCCGCCAATCAATACGGTCGGAAGGCCGAAGACGATTGAGCCACCGTGAGCTGTCATGTCGCCCATTCTCGCGGCCGGCTTTTTGCCGATCAGACAGGTGACTGAACCCTTGATGATCACGTCTGGAGGTCCGACGCAGGTGGCCATGTCGCCCATTCTCGCAGCTGGAATTCCGCCGATCAAACAGGGCAGTCCCCCTGGCGGGAGAATTGGCCCGCCAACATGGGGGACGACTCCCGTGACCATCGGGCAAACATGCATATCTGTCACACGTGCTGCGGGCTGTCCCATTGCGCTTCTCCTCGATGTTTTAACTGCGGCTTCATTGTCGATCGCTGACTCGGATTGATCAACAGGATTGTCTTTAAAGACTTAAAAAGGCTCTTTGCAGTGTCTCAATGGTCAATCCGGTCCATTTCGTGGGATTCTGCGAGCAGCCGCACCTGAAAAGACTCTCCAGGACGCGATTCTCGTGGAATCCTCAGACTCTCGGCGCACGAATTTCCCGCCAAGACACATACCAGTATCGTGGCAGTCGAAGCAACGTTTCGTACTTTCTTCTAAGATCCGGCCAGAAATCGACAACTTCTTTCAGAATGCCGATCCATCGCTCGTCGAGCTGCCTGAAATCAGCGGTGAAACAGAAATTTCGATTTTCACCCAGAAACCACGCAACCCATTCGAGGAATCTTCGAGAATAGGGGTGTCAGCATCAAGCGGGCAACAAAAAACTGGACGCAAACGCGACCGGTTGCACCTGAATCACTCACCTTTTCACTTTCACTCAGGAGACGTTCACATGGCAGCTTTCATGAAACTCGGCGACATCAAGGGCGAAGCAACAGACAACGATCACAAGGACTGGATCATCATTCAGTCGATGAGTTCTC
This DNA window, taken from Thalassoglobus sp. JC818, encodes the following:
- a CDS encoding PAAR domain-containing protein, with product MGQPAARVTDMHVCPMVTGVVPHVGGPILPPGGLPCLIGGIPAARMGDMATCVGPPDVIIKGSVTCLIGKKPAARMGDMTAHGGSIVFGLPTVLIGG